In Callospermophilus lateralis isolate mCalLat2 chromosome 18, mCalLat2.hap1, whole genome shotgun sequence, one DNA window encodes the following:
- the Znf350 gene encoding zinc finger protein 350 isoform X2, which produces MLENCRNLVSVGCQASKPDALSKLLGGEPRTVEDAIHEANSPEIWEIDDHLPKLLQRESKVNRMVQWHEHSAFENSAHQHRAQFLLRQKHGIFNLHEKSMKPNLPLVDQSRHCEIKNFAEISRNGESFLHVSCEQFHTKIKFPANGKLISTKSQFTCPKPQNTQKVEKPHVCSDCGKAFIKKSWLTDHQIIHTGEKPHRCHLCGKAFSRKFMLTEHHRTHTGEKPYTCTECGKAFLKKSRLNIHQKTHTGEKPYICSECGKGFIQKGNLIVHQRIHTGEKPYTCGECGKGFIQKTCLIAHQRFHTGKTPFVCSECGKSCSQRSGLIKHQRIHTGEKPFKCSECGKAFTTRQKLIVHQRTHTGERPYGCSECGKAFAYMSCLVKHKRIHTRGKQGDSGKVENPTDRDSSLHTCDDHQEKSPVNSLTTQVPSEAPQTAVNVSGLLTNRNLVFGGQPVARCTPSGDSMEFTQERNLTNTVNMVVPPVINYVLFYVTENP; this is translated from the exons ATGTTGGAGAACTGCAGGAACCTGGTGTCCGTGG GGTGTCAAGCCAGCAAGCCTGATGCCCTCTCCAAGTTGCTAGGAGGAGAACCAAGGACAGTGGAAGATGCAATCCATGAGGCAAACAGTCCAG AAATCTGGGAAATTGATGATCATCTACCAAAACTCTTACAGAGAGAAAGCAAGGTGAACAGGATGGTACAGTGGCATGAACACAGTGCCTTTGAAAATTCTGCTCATCAGCACAGAGCTCAGTTTCTACTAAGGCAAAAGCATGGTATATTTAACTTACATGAAAAAAGTATGAAACCAAACTTACCTTTGGTTGACCAGAGCAGACACTGTGAAATAAAgaactttgctgagatttctaGAAATGGGGAAtcctttcttcatgtttcttgtgaACAATTTCATACTAAAATTAAATTCCCTGCAAATGGAAAACTCATCAGCACTAAATCTCAGTTCACTTGTCCCAAGCCTCAGAACACTCAAAAAGTAGAGAAACCTCATGTATGCAGCGACTGTGGGAAAGCCTTCATCAAGAAGTCTTGGCTGACTGATCACCAGATCATCCACACTGGTGAGAAGCCCCATAGATGTCATCTGTGTGGGAAAGCCTTCTCCAGGAAGTTCATGCTCACAGAACACCACAGAACCCACACAGGTGAGAAACCTTACACATGCACcgagtgtggcaaagcctttctCAAGAAATCACGGCTCAACATACACCAGAagactcatactggagagaagccctatataTGCAGCGAATGTGGAAAGGGCTTCATCCAGAAAGGAAACCTCATCGTTCATCAGCGAATTCACACAGGTGAGAAGCCTTACACATGTGGTgagtgtgggaaaggcttcatccaGAAGACCTGCCTCATAGCTCATCAGAGATTTCACACAGGGAAGACTCCCTTTGTGTGCAGCGAATGTGGAAAGTCCTGTTCACAGAGGTCGGGGCTCATCAAGCATCAAAGAATTCACACGGGAGAGAAGCCCTTTAAATGCAGCgagtgtgggaaagccttcaccACAAGGCAAAAGCTCATTGTCCATCAAAGAACTCACACAGGAGAGAGGCCCTATGGCTGCAGCGAGTGTGGGAAGGCTTTTGCATACATGTCTTGTCTGGTTAAGCACAAGAGAATACACACAAGGGGAAAACAGGGAGATTCAGGCAAGGTGGAAAACCCCACAGACAGAGACAGCTCATTGCATACCTGTGATGACCACCAGGAGAAGAGCCCTGTTAACTCACTGACTACTCAGGTGCCTTCTGAGGCCCCTCAGACAGCAGTGAACGTCAGTGGGCTCCTCACTAACAGGaatttggtctttgggggacagcCAGTGGCCAGATGTACACCCTCAGGGGACAGCATGGAATTCACACAGGAGAGAAACCTCACAAATACTGTGAACATGGTTGTTCCCCCAGTGATAAATTACGTATTATTTTATGTCACAGAAAACCCATAG
- the Znf350 gene encoding zinc finger protein 350 isoform X1 — protein MIQSQELLTLEDVTVKFTWEEWQLLAPAQKDLYWDVMLENCRNLVSVGCQASKPDALSKLLGGEPRTVEDAIHEANSPEIWEIDDHLPKLLQRESKVNRMVQWHEHSAFENSAHQHRAQFLLRQKHGIFNLHEKSMKPNLPLVDQSRHCEIKNFAEISRNGESFLHVSCEQFHTKIKFPANGKLISTKSQFTCPKPQNTQKVEKPHVCSDCGKAFIKKSWLTDHQIIHTGEKPHRCHLCGKAFSRKFMLTEHHRTHTGEKPYTCTECGKAFLKKSRLNIHQKTHTGEKPYICSECGKGFIQKGNLIVHQRIHTGEKPYTCGECGKGFIQKTCLIAHQRFHTGKTPFVCSECGKSCSQRSGLIKHQRIHTGEKPFKCSECGKAFTTRQKLIVHQRTHTGERPYGCSECGKAFAYMSCLVKHKRIHTRGKQGDSGKVENPTDRDSSLHTCDDHQEKSPVNSLTTQVPSEAPQTAVNVSGLLTNRNLVFGGQPVARCTPSGDSMEFTQERNLTNTVNMVVPPVINYVLFYVTENP, from the exons GAGTTGCTGACGCTGGAGGATGTGACTGTGAAGTTCACCTGGGAGGAGTGGCAGCTCCTGGCCCCTGCTCAGAAGGACCTGTATTGGGACGTGATGTTGGAGAACTGCAGGAACCTGGTGTCCGTGG GGTGTCAAGCCAGCAAGCCTGATGCCCTCTCCAAGTTGCTAGGAGGAGAACCAAGGACAGTGGAAGATGCAATCCATGAGGCAAACAGTCCAG AAATCTGGGAAATTGATGATCATCTACCAAAACTCTTACAGAGAGAAAGCAAGGTGAACAGGATGGTACAGTGGCATGAACACAGTGCCTTTGAAAATTCTGCTCATCAGCACAGAGCTCAGTTTCTACTAAGGCAAAAGCATGGTATATTTAACTTACATGAAAAAAGTATGAAACCAAACTTACCTTTGGTTGACCAGAGCAGACACTGTGAAATAAAgaactttgctgagatttctaGAAATGGGGAAtcctttcttcatgtttcttgtgaACAATTTCATACTAAAATTAAATTCCCTGCAAATGGAAAACTCATCAGCACTAAATCTCAGTTCACTTGTCCCAAGCCTCAGAACACTCAAAAAGTAGAGAAACCTCATGTATGCAGCGACTGTGGGAAAGCCTTCATCAAGAAGTCTTGGCTGACTGATCACCAGATCATCCACACTGGTGAGAAGCCCCATAGATGTCATCTGTGTGGGAAAGCCTTCTCCAGGAAGTTCATGCTCACAGAACACCACAGAACCCACACAGGTGAGAAACCTTACACATGCACcgagtgtggcaaagcctttctCAAGAAATCACGGCTCAACATACACCAGAagactcatactggagagaagccctatataTGCAGCGAATGTGGAAAGGGCTTCATCCAGAAAGGAAACCTCATCGTTCATCAGCGAATTCACACAGGTGAGAAGCCTTACACATGTGGTgagtgtgggaaaggcttcatccaGAAGACCTGCCTCATAGCTCATCAGAGATTTCACACAGGGAAGACTCCCTTTGTGTGCAGCGAATGTGGAAAGTCCTGTTCACAGAGGTCGGGGCTCATCAAGCATCAAAGAATTCACACGGGAGAGAAGCCCTTTAAATGCAGCgagtgtgggaaagccttcaccACAAGGCAAAAGCTCATTGTCCATCAAAGAACTCACACAGGAGAGAGGCCCTATGGCTGCAGCGAGTGTGGGAAGGCTTTTGCATACATGTCTTGTCTGGTTAAGCACAAGAGAATACACACAAGGGGAAAACAGGGAGATTCAGGCAAGGTGGAAAACCCCACAGACAGAGACAGCTCATTGCATACCTGTGATGACCACCAGGAGAAGAGCCCTGTTAACTCACTGACTACTCAGGTGCCTTCTGAGGCCCCTCAGACAGCAGTGAACGTCAGTGGGCTCCTCACTAACAGGaatttggtctttgggggacagcCAGTGGCCAGATGTACACCCTCAGGGGACAGCATGGAATTCACACAGGAGAGAAACCTCACAAATACTGTGAACATGGTTGTTCCCCCAGTGATAAATTACGTATTATTTTATGTCACAGAAAACCCATAG